The following are from one region of the Pantoea cypripedii genome:
- a CDS encoding TcpQ domain-containing protein → MQIRYFSLLLPVLLAGCDSLSARPREPVTPALVFIDGQISDSTEVIAQTQRRIAPAITAPRPQPVTPVQATVAPVSHPASVSQPLPSPVISNALSALVMTGSVPSVPVVSVPLIRNQTTGQVVRRLLPADWQLRQENAATPALNTRLVSWSSNDQWHRSLNRLLQEQHLYGHLDWNQKILTITTTAAVPGTQAPPPALRPVATAPMVNARPSMPVPVTSPANTAPTPKNPFRENTAAPAATSPVKNPASRLVMTGQAPGEPVIFLSADNLTTEQWVMRMTPAGWTTSWSGVPKSARSSRVRNFGVNDQWYRGLDNLLNRQNLWGHLNWNTRTLVISPSAAAPVVTPVIPLPPATPHPLTGTATPGVTPPSSATASPPQVWVAEKGNMLHQTITLWAAKAVCDVPGQGPHWNVVWTTPVDYSIDVRFEKTGTWQEALDQTFALYQSARTPLYSTLYPKQCLVGVTDKAP, encoded by the coding sequence ATGCAAATAAGATACTTTTCCCTGCTTCTGCCGGTACTGCTGGCAGGCTGCGACAGTCTCAGCGCCCGGCCGCGGGAACCCGTGACCCCGGCGCTGGTATTTATCGATGGTCAGATCAGTGACAGCACGGAGGTCATCGCGCAGACACAACGACGAATAGCCCCGGCCATCACCGCACCACGGCCGCAGCCTGTGACACCGGTACAGGCCACCGTTGCCCCGGTCTCTCATCCGGCATCAGTATCTCAGCCCCTGCCCTCACCGGTTATCAGCAATGCATTATCAGCTCTGGTGATGACCGGGAGCGTACCGTCAGTCCCGGTCGTGTCCGTCCCCCTCATCCGTAACCAGACAACGGGACAGGTGGTAAGGCGACTTCTCCCGGCAGACTGGCAGTTGCGCCAGGAGAATGCGGCCACGCCGGCACTGAATACCCGTCTGGTGTCCTGGTCATCCAACGATCAGTGGCACCGCAGCCTGAACCGCCTGTTACAGGAGCAACATCTTTATGGCCACCTGGACTGGAACCAGAAAATCCTGACCATTACAACAACGGCAGCTGTACCGGGAACACAGGCGCCGCCCCCTGCTCTCCGCCCCGTAGCGACGGCCCCAATGGTTAACGCCCGGCCGTCAATGCCTGTACCGGTAACCTCTCCGGCCAACACAGCACCAACACCGAAAAATCCGTTCCGTGAGAATACCGCAGCACCGGCCGCAACATCTCCGGTGAAAAATCCGGCGTCCAGGCTGGTTATGACAGGTCAGGCTCCGGGAGAACCCGTGATATTCCTGTCCGCAGATAATCTGACCACCGAGCAGTGGGTTATGCGGATGACCCCGGCAGGCTGGACGACATCCTGGTCTGGCGTACCAAAAAGTGCGCGCAGCAGCCGGGTGCGTAATTTCGGCGTTAACGATCAGTGGTACCGCGGGCTGGACAACCTGCTGAATCGTCAGAACCTCTGGGGACATCTGAACTGGAACACCAGAACACTGGTTATCTCTCCGTCTGCTGCTGCGCCGGTGGTCACTCCGGTTATTCCTCTGCCCCCTGCGACTCCGCACCCGCTCACGGGTACCGCAACACCCGGAGTAACACCGCCATCCTCCGCGACGGCCAGCCCCCCGCAGGTATGGGTTGCCGAAAAAGGGAACATGCTGCACCAGACTATCACCCTCTGGGCGGCAAAAGCGGTATGCGATGTTCCGGGGCAAGGGCCGCACTGGAACGTTGTCTGGACTACGCCAGTCGATTACTCCATTGATGTGCGCTTCGAAAAAACGGGGACCTGGCAGGAAGCCCTGGATCAGACATTTGCCCTCTACCAGTCAGCCAGGACACCGCTGTACTCCACCCTTTACCCCAAACAGTGCCTTGTCGGAGTCACCGACAAGGCACCCTGA
- the traX gene encoding conjugal transfer protein TraX: protein MIIDDKPKKPRRLWRITRGLLSLFLPVQETQWFLRSSRDVTARNMERIRNAFPDLDVSAAPPSSPDWSAAVAASGLTAEDLEKNYLRQRRRWRIMFWLLAVPVPLFTLAPVITGSGITFHQFTTALVLLSGAGVAWSKALIVTYRLWQLRNRRVSLAERGTFRHFLAETNAVRDAIRGD, encoded by the coding sequence ATGATAATCGATGACAAACCGAAGAAACCCCGCCGCCTGTGGCGCATCACCCGCGGACTGCTGAGCCTTTTCCTGCCGGTACAGGAGACACAGTGGTTCCTTCGCAGCTCCCGCGATGTGACAGCCCGGAATATGGAACGCATCCGCAATGCGTTTCCTGACCTGGATGTGTCCGCCGCGCCACCGTCCTCTCCGGACTGGTCGGCCGCAGTGGCAGCATCCGGGCTGACAGCAGAAGATCTGGAGAAAAACTACCTGAGGCAACGGCGTCGCTGGCGGATCATGTTCTGGCTCCTGGCGGTTCCGGTACCTTTATTTACACTCGCTCCAGTGATCACCGGTAGTGGGATAACGTTCCATCAGTTCACTACCGCTCTGGTTCTGCTTTCCGGTGCCGGGGTAGCCTGGTCAAAGGCCCTTATTGTGACTTACCGGCTTTGGCAGTTGCGTAACCGTCGGGTGAGTCTCGCTGAACGCGGTACCTTCCGCCATTTTTTGGCGGAAACCAATGCGGTGCGCGATGCCATACGCGGTGACTGA
- the traW gene encoding conjugal transfer protein TraW, with translation MHTFRLPVLLLTMTAGLPLTVYAYPVEVMSSIPVTQQILPEMGTIQGTLSEIVRMQQATGTAITQNSDKLTAVISQDGQATRQQMIFNNETQRLEEARRSFSVPDSVCSDSASGVASEIRSDAGSTASRLSSGGGISSAPVRHRFTAVAESQARDAYDGANVHAAYCTAAEYARYGGTDVCPAVSELPGGDNQVRSVYDGAGPEGQAPALTWTQEQTDAAMAYMKNTARPSAGRTPGKGEVKTLTGRTYVGLLNEYNGIIDAASEPQLSLIADSKLSEATKSALQEALQSPSAAQYFDEVASPEAKAKGYMSRREFESFEAGRRYANTAYISDLQQMDGDNLIRELIRTTSLVNWQLNDIKEQLRRGNVINGQLLAITARQTYAPRLQQLESAMNQGTAR, from the coding sequence ATGCACACCTTTCGATTACCGGTACTGCTGCTGACGATGACAGCAGGCCTCCCCCTGACCGTTTATGCCTACCCTGTTGAAGTGATGTCCAGTATTCCCGTGACGCAGCAAATACTGCCGGAAATGGGAACCATTCAGGGCACGCTGTCTGAAATAGTACGTATGCAGCAAGCCACCGGCACAGCCATCACACAGAACTCGGACAAGCTGACGGCCGTCATCAGTCAGGATGGTCAGGCCACCCGTCAGCAGATGATCTTCAATAATGAAACGCAGCGTCTGGAGGAGGCCAGGAGAAGCTTCTCTGTGCCGGACTCCGTTTGCAGTGATTCAGCCTCTGGTGTCGCATCGGAAATCCGGAGCGACGCTGGCAGCACCGCCTCCAGGCTGTCATCCGGTGGCGGCATAAGCAGTGCCCCTGTTCGTCATCGTTTTACTGCGGTCGCAGAATCGCAGGCACGGGATGCCTATGATGGCGCCAATGTTCATGCGGCCTACTGCACAGCAGCCGAATATGCACGTTATGGTGGCACAGACGTCTGTCCTGCTGTCAGCGAGCTGCCCGGTGGAGATAACCAGGTACGTTCAGTGTATGACGGGGCAGGTCCGGAAGGTCAGGCACCTGCGCTGACATGGACACAGGAACAGACTGACGCTGCAATGGCTTACATGAAAAACACGGCTCGCCCTTCCGCTGGTCGTACCCCCGGAAAAGGCGAAGTGAAAACGCTGACCGGGCGCACCTACGTGGGCCTGCTGAACGAATACAACGGTATCATCGATGCGGCTTCTGAGCCGCAGTTGTCACTCATCGCGGACAGCAAACTCAGCGAAGCCACAAAAAGTGCACTGCAGGAAGCCCTCCAGTCTCCATCAGCCGCGCAGTATTTTGACGAAGTGGCTTCACCTGAAGCAAAAGCAAAAGGGTACATGAGCCGTCGCGAGTTTGAGTCCTTCGAAGCCGGCAGGCGATATGCCAACACCGCCTATATCTCCGATCTGCAACAAATGGACGGAGATAACCTGATCCGCGAACTTATCCGGACCACGTCGCTTGTAAACTGGCAGTTAAACGACATCAAGGAGCAGCTACGCAGAGGGAATGTGATTAACGGTCAGTTGCTGGCCATCACCGCTCGCCAGACTTATGCGCCGAGACTACAGCAGCTGGAGTCCGCCATGAACCAGGGAACAGCCCGATGA
- a CDS encoding conjugal transfer protein TraV, with protein sequence MICTIHLTPRCRRPARGQVSLSRLLLDVDGHHYALSSRHFRTDASVGSRAVYASDRRASPEACGVLLGLEEYPARLTTTAIWRVDEPGEPAREARHVVQWMLPDSAQALLSDDTWLWPASEDTPPLSAGDWPVMDITPPLYPQIQRRGLTVIDTRNHRGRISRRYQTFPLAGLPPGTLSVRLPGIITPLTL encoded by the coding sequence TTGATATGCACCATTCATCTGACCCCACGTTGTCGCCGACCCGCTCGCGGGCAGGTCAGTCTGTCCCGCCTGTTGCTCGATGTCGATGGGCATCATTACGCCTTGTCTTCGCGTCACTTCCGGACAGATGCCTCAGTGGGATCACGGGCGGTGTACGCCTCAGACAGACGCGCAAGCCCGGAGGCATGCGGTGTTCTACTGGGACTGGAGGAATATCCGGCCAGACTCACTACCACCGCTATCTGGCGCGTTGACGAACCCGGAGAGCCGGCAAGGGAAGCCAGGCATGTCGTTCAGTGGATGTTGCCCGACAGTGCTCAGGCACTGCTGAGTGACGACACCTGGCTCTGGCCAGCCTCAGAGGATACGCCGCCCCTCAGCGCGGGCGACTGGCCGGTCATGGATATCACCCCGCCGTTATACCCACAAATACAACGGCGCGGCCTGACGGTTATCGATACGCGCAATCACCGGGGACGGATATCGCGCCGGTATCAGACGTTTCCTCTGGCAGGACTGCCCCCCGGGACCCTCTCTGTTCGCCTTCCCGGAATTATCACTCCGCTTACCTTATAG
- a CDS encoding conjugal transfer protein has translation MNIKRIIFAIEDILNTISRFTVAEDFVDYCDLRTVIGLDKQDLEVRPWLQAPYIAVTHQGYYLSVFEIAGALCDRDEEAPTEHPDSFEGLIMHLATTLATTWKNTGYKLAFIFERDPEKGVDEISTMIAPQKRAIQHVGLQLDELLEEKITTLSPWLIRERAWLAVWSSPILVSQQERTDFNKEILAISDKAPVARFGQQPWRWLMSGLKIRHDSFITTLEEALKKGGQGLLVRLMEVPEVCNEIRREMARDSTSPQWRPHLPGDALPAGILQENDNTALLAPFLNLQVFGGTPKTEGNLVKAEGLWHGMVAITLPPQHPEPFNKLVRSVPRAVPWRIRIDLMPGGMKALGGKKFLSSFGQFIPSIRPLYDACTQLAQVNEKDPVCVMTIVATSWGKTREICSRNLMLLESALQGWGVCGTTTTFGDPRRGWVNTMLAASAGSGPVPLYPPLSHALSMLPFNRPGSVWRGEGNLMLHTEDGCAWEVGLASSRQNKHTELAPGDSGLGKSVLINTLTSIQVTSAQVSIPYVAHIDKGFGAMGTIQLIRDSLPEGRKDEAIGIILSNDPSQSRNIFDILYGARGPIPPEKQFISTMLTAFCIEPDRGVPPNPTDTRQVMERLIELAFDIRSNEEPNMYREHVEAEVDTALQESGVRELHDSDWWEATPWYEVRDILHEKGFIQAAQRAHYQAVPELADIPALLRHEKIRESFGNVQRSGSQELLLEYIERCLIQARQDYPMLASRTRFALNPDTRIVAVDLNNVAGDKSPAGRLKTGIMFLFAGQITAGDFILPQYRREVLAALPEAYHAGILRRINQLDSEMKTKIYDELHNVKGIDFIFESLDTQDREQRKFGIRTVLSTQFLTDYPQSLFDSANTLWLLRYREKDIPILRDAYKVPEHTLQAFLRMPAGPAADGSGVPMLCIMRTTQGTLARIVRFTLGPLELWSLNSDKKDSALRRHLTEILGSARSRKLLAKTFPHGSAKKYIELKERNSGARGEKGVIAQMAGEMINDLGYDL, from the coding sequence ATGAATATCAAACGTATCATCTTCGCTATTGAGGATATTCTTAACACTATTTCCCGTTTCACTGTTGCCGAAGACTTTGTCGACTATTGCGACCTTCGTACTGTTATCGGGCTGGATAAACAGGATCTGGAAGTGCGCCCCTGGCTACAGGCTCCCTATATTGCCGTCACTCACCAGGGGTACTACCTCTCCGTCTTTGAAATCGCCGGCGCACTGTGCGACAGGGATGAAGAGGCACCGACAGAACACCCTGATTCTTTTGAGGGCTTAATTATGCACCTCGCAACCACCCTCGCGACGACCTGGAAAAACACGGGCTATAAGCTGGCATTCATTTTTGAGCGGGACCCTGAAAAAGGTGTCGATGAAATTAGTACGATGATCGCACCTCAGAAACGGGCGATTCAGCATGTGGGGCTCCAGCTGGATGAGCTTCTGGAGGAAAAAATTACAACCCTCTCGCCCTGGCTTATCAGGGAGCGTGCCTGGCTGGCAGTCTGGAGTTCCCCCATACTGGTCAGCCAGCAGGAGAGGACTGATTTTAACAAAGAAATCCTGGCCATCAGTGATAAAGCCCCGGTCGCACGATTTGGTCAGCAACCCTGGCGCTGGCTGATGTCAGGACTGAAAATCCGCCACGACAGTTTTATCACCACCCTGGAAGAAGCGCTCAAAAAAGGGGGCCAGGGGCTTCTGGTCAGACTGATGGAGGTTCCGGAAGTCTGCAATGAAATCCGCCGGGAAATGGCGCGTGACAGCACCTCACCGCAGTGGCGCCCGCATCTGCCCGGGGATGCTTTACCGGCCGGAATCCTGCAGGAGAACGATAACACCGCATTACTCGCACCATTCCTTAATCTTCAGGTTTTCGGCGGGACACCAAAAACGGAAGGTAATCTGGTTAAGGCCGAAGGACTCTGGCACGGGATGGTGGCGATCACCCTTCCGCCTCAGCATCCCGAACCCTTTAACAAGCTGGTTCGCAGCGTGCCACGTGCCGTCCCCTGGCGGATCCGCATTGACCTTATGCCCGGGGGCATGAAGGCCCTGGGTGGGAAAAAGTTTCTCTCCTCCTTCGGGCAGTTTATTCCCTCCATTCGTCCTCTGTATGACGCATGTACCCAGTTAGCTCAGGTTAATGAAAAGGATCCGGTCTGCGTGATGACCATCGTGGCCACATCCTGGGGGAAGACACGGGAAATCTGCTCACGCAATCTTATGTTGCTGGAATCGGCTCTCCAGGGATGGGGGGTATGTGGCACCACCACCACTTTCGGTGATCCACGCCGGGGCTGGGTGAACACGATGCTGGCGGCCTCCGCAGGCTCAGGCCCGGTGCCTCTTTATCCGCCACTGTCGCACGCACTTTCAATGCTGCCATTTAACCGCCCCGGTTCAGTGTGGCGGGGTGAAGGTAATCTGATGCTGCACACTGAGGACGGTTGTGCATGGGAAGTGGGCCTGGCGTCATCACGACAGAACAAACATACCGAACTGGCCCCCGGCGATTCCGGGCTGGGAAAATCGGTTCTCATTAACACTCTCACGTCAATTCAGGTGACCTCAGCACAGGTATCGATTCCCTATGTGGCCCACATCGACAAGGGGTTCGGCGCAATGGGAACCATCCAGCTTATCCGCGACAGTCTGCCTGAAGGGCGTAAAGATGAAGCCATCGGTATCATCCTCAGTAACGACCCTTCGCAGTCACGTAATATCTTCGACATTCTGTACGGTGCCCGCGGGCCCATTCCTCCGGAGAAGCAGTTCATCAGTACCATGCTGACAGCATTCTGCATCGAACCCGACAGAGGGGTGCCCCCCAATCCCACAGACACCAGACAGGTAATGGAGCGTCTGATTGAGCTGGCGTTCGATATCCGCAGTAATGAGGAACCCAACATGTACCGGGAGCACGTCGAAGCGGAGGTGGATACCGCCCTGCAGGAGTCCGGAGTCCGGGAACTACATGACAGCGACTGGTGGGAAGCCACGCCATGGTATGAAGTCCGGGATATCCTGCACGAAAAAGGATTTATCCAGGCCGCCCAGCGCGCCCATTATCAGGCCGTGCCAGAACTGGCTGACATACCTGCCCTGTTGCGCCATGAAAAAATCCGGGAGAGTTTCGGCAATGTGCAACGCAGTGGCTCGCAGGAGCTTTTACTCGAGTACATCGAGCGCTGCCTGATACAGGCCCGCCAGGACTACCCCATGCTGGCAAGCCGGACCCGGTTCGCCCTGAACCCGGATACACGCATCGTGGCCGTGGACCTGAACAACGTCGCCGGTGATAAGTCACCTGCCGGCCGCCTGAAAACCGGTATCATGTTTCTGTTCGCAGGCCAGATCACTGCCGGGGACTTCATCCTGCCGCAGTACCGCAGGGAAGTACTGGCCGCTCTGCCTGAGGCATACCATGCCGGCATTCTTCGCCGTATTAATCAACTCGACAGCGAAATGAAAACCAAAATCTATGACGAACTGCACAACGTCAAAGGTATCGACTTCATTTTTGAATCGCTGGACACCCAGGACAGGGAGCAGCGTAAGTTCGGGATCCGTACCGTACTGAGCACCCAGTTTCTGACCGATTACCCGCAGAGCCTGTTTGATTCGGCCAATACCCTCTGGCTGTTGCGATACCGTGAAAAAGACATACCCATACTGCGTGATGCCTATAAGGTGCCGGAACATACGCTGCAGGCGTTCCTGCGGATGCCTGCCGGCCCTGCGGCCGACGGCAGCGGAGTACCAATGCTGTGTATCATGCGCACCACGCAGGGCACCCTGGCCCGAATTGTACGCTTCACACTCGGCCCGCTGGAGCTCTGGTCACTCAACTCAGACAAAAAGGACAGTGCACTGCGCCGTCACCTGACGGAAATTCTGGGGTCCGCCAGATCCAGGAAGTTACTGGCTAAAACCTTCCCTCATGGTTCTGCGAAGAAATACATAGAACTGAAAGAACGGAATTCAGGCGCCCGGGGCGAAAAGGGGGTCATCGCACAGATGGCCGGGGAGATGATTAATGATCTGGGGTATGACCTTTGA
- a CDS encoding conjugal transfer protein TraT — protein MKHRFLLPESLPLSKLAEAVEDTFVRLNRAQDTLQRLEARQPPQDLAERDKYRRALKDAETSLQHASLAARRLALRHIPFRQVTESRVLTVEEQAELRRIIPTFRLCYVCHAWHALNGFAAAQGSMVWLPDLHPRSVVSLNRKALQAIYSRSPALAREGRKVLTELLRHRLPVEERFGCWRPADFADALRRFPPSMRGELREKMSGVALILTPDSVDDRENLSEN, from the coding sequence ATGAAACACCGCTTTCTGCTGCCGGAATCGCTGCCACTGTCAAAGCTTGCAGAAGCGGTCGAAGACACCTTTGTTCGTCTGAACAGAGCACAGGACACACTCCAGCGTCTTGAAGCACGCCAGCCTCCGCAGGATCTGGCTGAACGGGATAAGTACCGGCGCGCACTGAAAGATGCGGAGACAAGCCTGCAGCACGCCTCCCTTGCTGCACGCCGCCTCGCGCTTCGCCATATTCCTTTCCGCCAGGTAACCGAAAGCAGGGTGTTGACCGTAGAGGAACAGGCTGAACTCCGCCGGATTATCCCGACCTTCCGCCTCTGTTACGTCTGCCATGCATGGCATGCACTCAACGGCTTTGCCGCTGCGCAAGGGAGCATGGTCTGGCTTCCGGATCTGCATCCGCGCAGTGTCGTATCCCTGAACCGTAAGGCTCTGCAGGCGATATACAGCCGTAGTCCGGCCCTCGCCCGTGAAGGACGTAAAGTCCTGACAGAGCTCCTTCGCCACCGCCTGCCCGTTGAGGAGCGATTTGGCTGCTGGCGACCGGCGGACTTTGCCGATGCGTTACGACGCTTTCCGCCCTCAATGCGCGGAGAACTGCGGGAAAAAATGTCTGGCGTGGCGCTGATACTGACGCCGGACTCCGTCGATGACCGGGAAAACCTTTCGGAGAACTGA